The following is a genomic window from Hymenobacter monticola.
CACCGAGCGCGAGGCCGCCGGCGCTTCGGCCGCGGGCGTGAAGGGGCGCACCACCGCTTCGCCGGCAGCCGGCTGGGCGGGAGTGGCAGCACGGGGCGCCTGAGCTGCAGCATCCACATCAGCGCGCAGGGCGCTATTGGGGGTAGCGTTGGGGGCGGGTGCGGCAATCTGGGCCATTACGTTGCCGAGTACCCGCTCGCGCAGGCCGGCCGGGGGCGTGAGGGCATGGGCTTCGGCGTAAAAACCAAGGGCCTGCTGCACTTGCTCCAACTCCTCGCGGACCTCCGGGTGCCGGGCAGCCTGAGCTTCCACCGCGGCCTGTTCGGCCGGCGAAAGCTCTCCGAGAGCGTATTGCTCCAGAATGCCCGATTCAATATATTCTTGGATATTTTCCACGATTTCAGTTAGCGAATGAGTTTGCTGAGGACTTTGATAGCAGTGCGGGCACGGGTTTTCACGGTTCCCAGCGGGATGTTGAGTTCCTCCGCCACTTCACTTTGGGTGAAGCCCTCGAAGTAGAGAAGGTCGATAATCTGCTTTTGCTCGGGAACCAGCTTTTGGGTGATTTCCTGCAGACCAATGTGCTCGGGGCGGAAGGACGTCGGCGCTGCCTGGCGTTGCGCGGTCAGACTATCGTCCAGCCCCTGAGTGCGGCTACCTACGCGGTGCTGCCGGGAGCGGATTTTATCAATGCTCAGATTTCGGCAAATATTCAGCACCCACGTAAAGAGGCGGCCCTTGCTGGGGTCGTAGCTGGCAAAGGCGTGCCAGATTTTGACCAGCGCTTCCTGCAGCACGTCCTCGGCCTCATCTTCGGCCTTCACAATGCGGAAGATGACGCCGTAGAGGGCCGCCGAATATCGGTCGTAGAACAGCGTCATGGCCGATTCGTCGCGCGCCTGCAGGCGTCGGACGAGGTCCGCCTCGGCGGCGGGTGGCAGGGAGATTAAAGATGTATCGGACACAGGAGTGACTGAAAATGAGAGATGAATGCCAACGCGGGCACCATGCGAAGCGCACGAAAATACGGCGGTGCCCGCAATAACCCGCCGCTGTATACGCCTATAACCGTATACACAACCGAACTGCCCGGCGGCTGGTTAGACCTGGCAGCGGCCCGGCGCGGCTGCACCTGGCCATTCAACTGCCCCTCCTCTCCTGCTTTTGCCATGCCCATCGAATCCTTCAACCCCCACACCGGGCGCGTGCTGCGCCGCTTCACGGCCTTTAGCTGGGTCAAAACCGAACGCATCCTCGGCCAGGCGCACCGCGCGGCGGCCGACTGGCGCGCCGCCACCTTTGCGCACCGCGCGGGCATCTTGCGCAAGGCGGCTACCCTGTTGCGCGAGCGCCAGGACGAGCTGGCCCGCCTCATGGCCCTGGAAATGGGCAAGCCCGTGACCGATGGCCGCGCCGAAGCCCTGAAGTGCGCCACCTGCTGCGACTTCTACGCCGAGCGCGCCGAAGGCTTTCTGGCCGACGAGCTGATTGAAACCGACGCCGGCCACAGCTTCATCAGCTACCAGCCGCTGGGCGTGGTGCTGGCCATCATGCCCTGGAATTTTCCGCTGTGGCAGGTGGTGCGTTTCGCTGCCCCGGCCCTGATGGCCGGCAACGTGGGCCTGCTCAAGCACGCCTCCAATGTGCCGCAGTGCGCGCTGGCTTTGGAAAAGATATTTCACGACGCGGGCCTGCCGCCGGCTTGTTTCCGCACGCTGCTCATTGGGTCCGATTTGGTAGAAAAGCTGCTGGCCGACGACCGGGTGCGCGCCGCCACGCTCACGGGCAGCGAGGGTGCGGGCGCCTCGGTGGGCGCTTTGGCCGGGCAGCACATCAAGAAAATGGTGCTGGAGCTGGGCGGGTCCGACCCATTCATTGTGCTGGCCGACGCCGACGTGGCCTTGGCTGCCAAAACCGCCGCCCAGAGCCGCATGATAAATGCCGGCCAGAGCTGCATTGCCGCCAAGCGCTTCATCGTGGAGAAGCCGGTGCTCAAGGATTTCCTCAACCAGCTGAAAACTCACCTCCTCGCCTTCCGCCCCGGCGACCCGCTGGATGATGCGACCCAATATGGCCCGATGGCCCGCCCCGACCTGGCCGACGAACTCACCCAGCAAGTAGAAGACTCGGTGGCCCAAGGCGCCAAAGTGGAGCTGCACGGCGGCCAGGCCAAGCCCGGCACCGCCCTGTTCCGTCCCATGATACTGTCCAACGTGAAGCCCGGCCAGCGCGCTTACACGGAGGAGTTCTTCGGCCCCGTGGCCCTGGTGCTCGAAGCCAAAAACGCCAATGATGCCGTGCGCCTGGCCAACGACTCCCGCTTCGGCCTGGGCGCGGCGGTGTGGACCCAGGATGCCAAGAAGGGCGAGGAAATGGCTCGCCAGATTGAAAGCGGGGCCGTATTCGTCAACGGCCTCGTGAAATCCATGCCCGAGCTGCCGTTTGGCGGCGTGAAGAAGTCGGGCTATGGGCGGGAGCTTTCGTATCTGGGAATCCGCGAGTTTGTGAATCAGAAGTCGATTTGGGTTGGGAAGGAAATGGCGCCGGAGGCGAAGAAAAAAGTGGAGTAAACGGCCCATCACCTGCCTTCGACACACGAGGGAGCTCCTGCTGCTGGTTTCGCTGGGCAGGCTTTTTGGGGCGGGCACAGCAGCTGGCTTCCTGGGCTGGCAGCGCCGTAACACCTTCCGGAACCCCCTGAAACTGGGGAAGCTGGGCGCTACGGGGCTGTCCCGTTACCTTTAGGCGTATGAACCGCTACTGGCTACTCTGCCTTCTGTGCTGGCTGACACTGCCGGGGATGGCCCAGCCGCGAGCCCGCGCAAAGCAGGAACCAGTTGATAAAGGCCGCGTCTTGCAGGATTCTATGCACGCCCTGCACCGGCATGCGGTGTACGGTTTCCCTCAAGATGTAGAACGGCTGGCTACGCAGTTGCTGGCGCAATACCCCGCCGCCTACGGAGCCGACTTCCAGTACCCGCCTACCTGGCCGCGATACTGGGGCACTGGAGTCCGCACGCCCTACCAGCCAATGGTGTACGCCTACCGCGCCGAGGCGCGGCGACAGCGCGGCAATTTTGCCGGTGCCGAAGCCGACCTGACCCAAACCATCGCCCTCGCGGCCAGCGACTACCCCTATTACGAAGGCCACCTGAGCTACTCAGCCCCCGCCCAGGTGCTGCTGAAACAAGCCTACTACGAGCGGGCTACCCTCCGCCGCGGCCCGCTCAACAACCCCGCCGGAGCCTGCGCCGACCTAGCCGCCGGGTACGAGCTGGACCCCGACCCCAAGCCGGCACTGGACTGGCACGGCTGCCTGGTACCCGCTACCCACGCGCCGCGCACCAGCGAAGAGATGCATCAGGCCCAACGCGACCTTGCCGATTCGCTGGCCAGCGCGCAGCGCCTGCTGGCCACGGGCCGCTTGGCGCGGGCCGAAACGCTGCTGGCTCAGCTGGAAGCGGGCCACGTGGGCCGTTACGCATGGGTGCAGCCACGCTATAAAAGCCCGGTCCCGCTCCTCAACACCACGTACCTGCGCAGCGAGCTGGCCCTTCGGCGCGGGCAGTACGCCGAGGCCCGCACGCTGCTCGAAAGCCTAGTGGCCCAACAACAGCCGCAGCCCTTGCACTACTACGCGCTGGGCACCCTGAAAATAGACCATTTCCAAGACCGCGATGGCGGCTGCGCCGACCTGCGCTGGGCCTACGCGCACAACCCCGACACCCTCGGCTGGCGCCCCGACTGGCGCGGCTGCGCATTGCCCCGCCGGCAGCTACCGGTGACGCCAGCAGACGTACTCACCTACCGCAACGCCTACGCTGACTCACTAAAGCAAGCTGATATTTATTTGACAGGCAAGCAGTTTCTGCGGGCCGAACGCCTGCTCACGCGGCTGCTCACGACCCGGGCCGCCGCCCGTTTTGTGGCCCCGTATGCGCCCCTGAATCGGCCTACGACCGATGCCGCGCTTACGCATGCCGACCGCATACTAACCCGCGACTACCGCTCCCGCGCCTACGAGGGACTTGCCGATTATGCCCGCGCCGCCGCCGACCTGGA
Proteins encoded in this region:
- a CDS encoding NAD-dependent succinate-semialdehyde dehydrogenase → MPIESFNPHTGRVLRRFTAFSWVKTERILGQAHRAAADWRAATFAHRAGILRKAATLLRERQDELARLMALEMGKPVTDGRAEALKCATCCDFYAERAEGFLADELIETDAGHSFISYQPLGVVLAIMPWNFPLWQVVRFAAPALMAGNVGLLKHASNVPQCALALEKIFHDAGLPPACFRTLLIGSDLVEKLLADDRVRAATLTGSEGAGASVGALAGQHIKKMVLELGGSDPFIVLADADVALAAKTAAQSRMINAGQSCIAAKRFIVEKPVLKDFLNQLKTHLLAFRPGDPLDDATQYGPMARPDLADELTQQVEDSVAQGAKVELHGGQAKPGTALFRPMILSNVKPGQRAYTEEFFGPVALVLEAKNANDAVRLANDSRFGLGAAVWTQDAKKGEEMARQIESGAVFVNGLVKSMPELPFGGVKKSGYGRELSYLGIREFVNQKSIWVGKEMAPEAKKKVE
- a CDS encoding RNA polymerase sigma factor; the encoded protein is MSDTSLISLPPAAEADLVRRLQARDESAMTLFYDRYSAALYGVIFRIVKAEDEAEDVLQEALVKIWHAFASYDPSKGRLFTWVLNICRNLSIDKIRSRQHRVGSRTQGLDDSLTAQRQAAPTSFRPEHIGLQEITQKLVPEQKQIIDLLYFEGFTQSEVAEELNIPLGTVKTRARTAIKVLSKLIR